A genomic window from Fusarium verticillioides 7600 chromosome 5, whole genome shotgun sequence includes:
- a CDS encoding glutamate-cysteine ligase has protein sequence MGLLALGTALDWPDAKKRAPQVREWGIKQLLEIWNKAKGKERDALLWGDEVEYLVVVYSEDNQRVLLSLRQAEILEALATDKELEQQGGCVPDLQDVDTVGAKKKERTIPVFHPEFGRFMLEATPGKPWGIGFKELLDVEPDMKLRRKIAKEHMLSTEYPITLTTYPQIGVPGQFTDPYFPPSGPRLRSQFVPDEIANPHIRFPTLAANIRSRRGRKVQVNVPIYHDKNTPRPWKDPTVDFDKHDWPEDDDVRNGAAPDDFIHMDAMAFGMGSCCLQITFQAKNITEGRMLYDQLSPLGPIMLALTAATPVYKGFLANTDVRWNQISRSVDCRTPEELGEKPLSEGVRRIPKSRYASNSTYIAIDPRLRNEYLDPDLVYDSDIKRQLLEGGMDDRLATHFAHLFIRDPIVVFEEDLHELDLSKTDHFENIQSTNWQHMRFKPPPADNSIGWRVEFRSMEIQITDFENAAFSVFMVLVTRAILSFDLNFYIPIKKVDENMERAHAVDAVLKEKFYFRRNPFPSRPSRANTTFGDDSRPGSAHPSRPASPGGPVEHEFEEMTVNDIINGSESGEFPGLIPIVESYLDSVNVDVSTRCHLSTYLDLISRRASGNLDTTARWIRNFIDVHPSYKHDSVVNDEINHDLIGAVIAIGERETAGRDFAGLGIHGLERLLNGFRGGCGGSSTAPNGETNGAQADATNGSLKRKSEWIEGQETES, from the exons ATGGGTCTCCT AGCCCTGGGAACAGCCCTTGATTGGcccgatgccaagaagcgCGCTCCTCAAGTCAGAGAATGGGGTATCAAG CAACTTCTGGAGATATggaacaaggccaagggaaAGGAGCGCGACGCTCTCCTCTGGGGCGACGAG GTCGAGTATCTTGTGGTAGTTTACTCGGAGGACAACCAGCGAGTGCTGTTGTCCCTTCGTCAGGCAGAGATTCTTGAGGCGTTGGCTACCGACAAGGAACTGGAACAGCAAGGTGGCTGTGTCCCAGATCTTCAAGACGTGGACACAGTTGGCGCGAAGAAAAA AGAGAGAACGATCCCCGTCTTTCACCCTGAGTTTGGGCGCTTTATGTTGGAAGCGACCCCAGGTAAGCCTTGGGGCATCGGcttcaaggagcttctcgaCGTGGAACCAGATATGAAGTTGCGGAGAAAGATCGCCAAAGAGCACATGCTTTCAACTGAATATCCCATCACACTCACAACATACCCTCAAATCGGCGTTCCCGGACAATTCACCGACCCCTACTTTCCGCCCTCAGGACCGCGCCTCCGCTCTCAGTTTGTTCCGGATGAGATCGCCAACCCCCATATCAGATTCCCAACTCTAGCCGCAAACATAcgatctcgacgaggccGCAAGGTTCAGGTCAATGTTCCTATCTATCACGACAAGAACACACCAAGACCCTGGAAGGATCCTACTGTGGACTTTGACAAGCATGACTGGcccgaagatgatgacgTACGAAACGGAGCTGCCCCTGACGACTTCATCCATATGGATGCCATGGCTTTCGGAATGGGTAGTTGTTGTCTCCAGATCActttccaggccaagaacatcacTGAAGGAAGAATGCTCTATGATCAGCTGAGCCCGCTTGGTCCCATCATGTTGGCATTGACTGCTGCCACGCCTGTGTATAAGGGGTTCCTTGCCAACACCGACGTGCGGTGGAATCAGATCAGCCGCTCTGTGGACTGCAGAACCCCTGAGGAGTTGGGAGAAAAG CCACTTTCAGAAGGTGTTCGAAGGATACCAAAGTCACGATACGCCTCCAACTCAACATATATCGCCATAGACCCTCGGTTGAGGAACGAGTACCTCGACCCTGACCTGGTCTACGACTCTGACATTAAGCGCCAGCTTCTCGAGGGGGGCATGGATGATCGACTGGCGACTCACTTTGCTCACCTTTTCATCCGAGACCCcattgttgtctttgaggagGATCTCCATGAGTTGGACCTCAGCAAGACTGACCACTTTGAGAACATCCAGTCAACTAACTGGCAGCACATGCGTTTCAAGCCCCCGCCTGCTGACAACAGCATCGGCTGGCGAGTCGAGTTCCGCTCCATGGAGATTCAGATCACGGATTTCGAGAACGCGGCTTTCTCTGTCTTTATGGTCTTGGTCACACGTGCAATCCTGTCATTTGACCTCAATTTCTACATCCctatcaagaaggtcgacgAAAACATGGAGCGTGCACACGCAGTCGATGCTGttctgaaggagaagttcTACTTCCGGCGCAACCCTTTCCCTAGCCGCCCCTCGAGAGCCAACACTACATTTGGTGACGACAGTCGACCCGGATCAGCGCATCCCAGTCGACCAGCATCACCTGGGGGCCCAGTGGAGCACGAATTTGAGGAGATGACAGTGAATGACATTATCAACGGCTCGGAGTCGGGAGAGTTTCCCGGCTTGATCCCCATTGTCGAGAGCTATCTCGACAGCGTCAACGTCGATGTATCGACCCGATGCCATCTGTCTACATATCTCGATCTGATTTCACGTCGAGCTTCAGGAAATCTTGACACCACAGCCAGATGGATCCGCAACTTCATCGACGTGCATCCCAGTTACAAGCATGACAGCGTTGTCAACGATGAGATCAACCATGATCTTATCGGCGCCGTGATTGCCATCGGCGAGCGGGAGACGGCCGGCCGCGACTTTGCGGGTCTCGGGATCCACGGCCTAGAGCGTCTGCTGAACGGCTTCCGTGGAGGATGCGGCGGTTCAAGCACAGCACCCAATGGAGAGACCAACGGAGCACAGGCGGATGCCACCAACGGGTCACTGAAGCGCAAGAGCGAGTGGATTGAAGGCCAGGAGACTGAGTCATGA